The following DNA comes from Populus trichocarpa isolate Nisqually-1 chromosome 19, P.trichocarpa_v4.1, whole genome shotgun sequence.
caaattcaTCAGTTAATTATTCACAAATTCTTCGGGTTAATTATTATACAattcttttgtaatttaaagGCCTGTTTCATTTCACATACAGTGATCATCACCCTGCCGTGAACACTTGTGAGTGAACAAATATACTCTCCTAAACTAATTTTCTTCTGGGCtgggccaaattgaaattgagaattcCAGTTCAAGATTTGCACTAATTTGTCAACTTATCAAGATATTTAGCTTTTGTGATGCAACCCCTCCTCCAATTgagttgctgattttttttttttttaacaggagCCATATCCTTGTTAATGTTACGTTAAGGCCATTTTCCCAAAATTTTGCCAATAAAATGAGATATATTTGATTGGCAATCAGCACAAGCATTTACAGTTTAAATCAACTTGCAAAAATTTACTCTAATCCTATGAACTCATTTCCTCagagtttcttttttcttgagagTATCAGTTTGGACCCCAGCAACTCAAATACATGACTTTTCTTAGAGACTCCTCTGACTGTTTCGCCTTCTCTTCCTTGAATTTACTTGAAATAATGGCAGAAGATGAATGAGGGAGCTTCTTATTAGCCTGAGAAATTGACCCGACATGGTTCTTGGCATGTTGGTGTAGCGATCTCAATGTGTAGTTCCACCTACAGAAGCCTTGGTCTTTCAAGGCCTCAACACCTCCAATAGCAGCAGCTACCAACCAAGCTTTACTTGCTGAACTCATTTCTCTGTAATATAAAACAGAACAATAGTTGGAAACTCTTTGATGTGggatttttagttgaaaaagaaGAGATGTGATTGAGAATTCGTGTCGATGGTGTAAATGGCAAACTGGGATTTGCTTATAAAGAGAGTAGGTAGGGAACTAGGTGCCAGAAATTGGGAGGAAACCGGAAGCTAGGAACAAGCTGTGGCTGGTGGTTTCGGCTTAGGGGAGCCAGTGGTATTCTTTTAGTGTGGTTATGCTATGATGGGACTGAATCTTTATGTCCATCAAGGACCACTTGGTGGCATTAAATACATTTCTTCTTCATGCATCTTATCATGTTGCTAGAGCGGGGCCTTGTTTTGGTAAAGAGGCACACGGTTTGCTTTATAAAAATCCGAAGTGAGCCTCAACTATAGGAGGCAAATccacttgttttttcttcaggAGTGGGGCTTCGAGTAAAGGACAGACAATAATTGTAGATCCATTGCATGTGTCACAAAATACCAAGTTCTCAACTCTCAAGCTCTCCTTATCCAGACATGTCATCCAGCAAAATTTTGATGCATAAACGACTTGAGCAGAGATCAAATGGATTCTCTTATGTTACGAAACattattcacttaaaaaaaattatttcttacgAGCTAATTCATTTTTCAGATATTCaagaaaatactaa
Coding sequences within:
- the LOC18108630 gene encoding uncharacterized protein LOC18108630 → MSSASKAWLVAAAIGGVEALKDQGFCRWNYTLRSLHQHAKNHVGSISQANKKLPHSSSAIISSKFKEEKAKQSEESLRKVMYLSCWGPN